From Rutidosis leptorrhynchoides isolate AG116_Rl617_1_P2 chromosome 3, CSIRO_AGI_Rlap_v1, whole genome shotgun sequence, a single genomic window includes:
- the LOC139898358 gene encoding uncharacterized protein: MVNPTRRSTGSSLRSLSPVKFYTSSSSQTSSFFQNRSSSPTRINLYGSSSPSNSLSSVRFSIDNRSISVSPRGNNQTAGKKQLQTPKRMCMCSPTSHPGSFRCNLHKNSDNHTNTPSYPSNRLNARRSAMTNSLVRIGTVEGGDLVKRALSALIRPSSHQQRRRTSFQRTPSRLSVMITADDL, translated from the coding sequence ATGGTAAACCCGACCCGAAGATCAACCGGTTCATCACTCCGGTCTCTCTCTCCTGTAAAATTCTACACATCATCTTCCTCCCAAACGTCGTCGTTTTTCCAAAACCGTTCTTCGTCACCTACACGCATCAACTTGTACGGATCATCCTCACCGTCAAATTCACTCTCATCCGTACGTTTCTCCATCGATAACCGTTCGATCTCCGTCAGTCCACGTGGCAACAATCAGACGGCAGGAAAAAAGCAGTTACAGACTCCAAAAAGGATGTGTATGTGTTCACCTACGTCACATCCAGGTTCATTTAGATGTAATTTGCATAAAAACTCCGACAATCACACTAATACGCCGTCGTATCCTTCAAATCGGTTGAACGCACGGCGTTCGGCGATGACAAATTCGTTAGTACGTATAGGTACGGTTGAAGGCGGTGATTTGGTGAAACGAGCTTTATCGGCGTTAATACGACCGTCGTCACATCAACAACGACGGCGCACGTCGTTTCAACGAACACCTAGTCGGCTATCTGTCATGATTACGGCGGATGACTTGTGA